A portion of the Nitrospira defluvii genome contains these proteins:
- a CDS encoding M16 family metallopeptidase, producing MRGWTSMLAVLVVIVLQATVGLAADLAAENPRTMRFPTVVFNPPDAERLVLDNGMVVYLLEDHELPLVTINATLKTGSWLDPADKVGLAGMTGAVMRTGGSAGMSPDEVDEELEQLAATISIGFGKESGSASLDVLKKDLKRGLHIFADLLRRPAFEQGRVELAKLQALEGIRRRQDSPGSIVGREFAKLLYGATHPSARETSVRSIESLTREDLIAFHRQTVHPNGIMLGVTGDFEKGEMLALLREAFGDWAKGSVSEVKIPPVAESELKTGVVRFISKDTSQTHLRVGHLTVKETDPDYVAVAIANDILGGSSFRSRLFNDVRTKRGLAYSVGSGLRASVYDEGVWLMRAETKLASTQEVVNRFVANMERMRNEPVTDSELEEAKEAYVNSFVFSFTSASSIVGRLMDLEYDGLPKDWLQQIRDKVVKLTKEDIQRAAKAHFNPERLRILAVGSGEALSKVLASFGEVKEITLAPES from the coding sequence ATGAGAGGATGGACGTCGATGCTGGCGGTGCTGGTAGTGATCGTCTTGCAGGCTACGGTCGGATTGGCGGCGGACCTTGCTGCGGAGAATCCGCGCACCATGCGATTTCCGACGGTGGTGTTCAATCCGCCTGATGCGGAACGCCTGGTGCTCGACAACGGCATGGTCGTCTATCTCCTTGAAGACCACGAGTTGCCGTTGGTCACCATCAATGCCACGCTCAAGACGGGCAGCTGGCTGGATCCGGCGGACAAAGTCGGTCTCGCAGGCATGACCGGCGCCGTCATGCGCACAGGCGGATCGGCGGGAATGTCACCGGACGAGGTCGATGAAGAACTGGAACAGTTGGCGGCGACCATCTCCATCGGATTCGGTAAGGAGTCCGGCTCTGCCTCGCTTGACGTGTTGAAGAAAGATCTGAAACGCGGCTTGCACATTTTTGCCGATCTGCTGCGGCGGCCGGCGTTTGAGCAGGGCCGAGTGGAACTGGCGAAATTACAGGCGCTGGAGGGCATTCGCCGTCGGCAGGACAGCCCGGGCTCCATCGTCGGGCGGGAATTTGCCAAGCTGCTCTATGGCGCGACCCATCCGAGCGCGCGCGAAACCTCCGTGCGGTCGATCGAATCGCTGACCCGCGAAGATCTTATCGCCTTTCATCGGCAGACGGTCCATCCCAACGGCATCATGTTGGGCGTGACCGGCGACTTCGAGAAGGGCGAGATGCTGGCGCTGTTGCGCGAGGCGTTTGGTGACTGGGCGAAGGGGTCGGTATCCGAGGTGAAGATTCCCCCTGTGGCTGAGTCGGAGCTCAAGACCGGGGTCGTGCGGTTCATCAGTAAGGACACGTCGCAAACCCACTTGCGCGTGGGGCACCTAACCGTAAAGGAAACCGACCCGGATTACGTGGCGGTGGCCATCGCCAATGATATTCTGGGCGGTAGTTCGTTCCGCAGCCGGTTGTTCAATGACGTGCGCACCAAGCGAGGACTGGCCTACTCGGTGGGCAGCGGTCTGCGCGCCAGCGTCTACGATGAAGGCGTGTGGTTGATGCGCGCGGAGACCAAGCTGGCTTCCACACAGGAAGTGGTCAATCGTTTCGTGGCGAACATGGAGCGCATGCGCAATGAGCCGGTGACGGACAGCGAGTTAGAAGAGGCCAAGGAGGCCTACGTCAACTCGTTCGTGTTCTCATTCACCAGCGCCTCCAGCATTGTGGGGCGGTTGATGGATCTGGAATATGACGGGTTGCCGAAAGACTGGCTGCAGCAGATTCGGGACAAGGTGGTGAAGCTGACGAAGGAGGATATTCAGCGGGCGGCGAAGGCTCATTTTAATCCGGAACGGTTGCGGATTCTCGCGGTCGGCTCCGGCGAGGCCCTGTCGAAAGTGCTGGCGAGTTTCGGTGAGGTGAAGGAAATTACGCTGGCGCCGGAAAGCTGA
- a CDS encoding MBL fold metallo-hydrolase produces MPLEDELSDIIKKARTGQQRSVADVARAAGISEADVAGLERGQAPQSREQVQAVARALGLRADPLGQVAEGWTPQAIPSTFSHIETVLGSIGGYEVKGYLVHDRGEAVIVDTAYNAGAMLERLAARNLRLRAICLTHGHSDHAEGIEVILQTHPVPVYLGSDDLDLLDWRPAPELLHVPKPGGTLQVGGLTLRFMPTPGHTPGGICYRLEQNGSPICFVGDTLFAGSIGRSNPAGLYQTHLQSVRERVLTLDPDTVLFPGHGPATTVREELLHNPFSAAP; encoded by the coding sequence ATGCCTCTTGAAGACGAACTGAGCGATATCATCAAAAAGGCCCGAACCGGTCAGCAGCGGTCGGTCGCAGATGTGGCGCGCGCGGCCGGAATTTCGGAAGCGGATGTGGCCGGATTGGAACGTGGCCAGGCTCCGCAGAGTCGCGAACAGGTGCAAGCCGTGGCGCGTGCGCTCGGCTTGAGGGCCGATCCGCTGGGGCAGGTGGCCGAGGGCTGGACGCCGCAGGCCATTCCCTCGACGTTCTCGCATATCGAGACGGTGTTGGGCTCCATCGGCGGCTACGAGGTCAAGGGGTACCTCGTCCATGATCGCGGGGAAGCCGTGATTGTGGATACCGCGTACAATGCGGGTGCCATGTTGGAGAGGTTGGCCGCACGAAACCTGCGTCTACGGGCGATTTGTCTCACTCATGGGCATTCCGACCATGCCGAAGGGATTGAGGTGATTCTGCAGACTCATCCTGTGCCGGTCTATCTCGGGTCCGACGATCTCGACTTGCTTGATTGGCGGCCCGCACCGGAGCTGCTGCACGTGCCGAAGCCGGGTGGAACGCTGCAGGTCGGCGGCCTTACGCTGCGGTTCATGCCGACGCCAGGCCACACCCCAGGCGGCATCTGTTATCGGCTTGAGCAGAATGGCTCCCCGATCTGTTTCGTGGGCGATACGCTGTTCGCCGGCTCGATCGGCCGTTCGAATCCCGCCGGTTTGTACCAGACTCATTTGCAGTCGGTCCGCGAGCGTGTTTTAACCCTGGATCCGGACACGGTGCTGTTTCCGGGGCATGGGCCGGCCACGACGGTGAGGGAAGAACTGCTGCACAACCCGTTTTCTGCTGCTCCGTGA
- a CDS encoding site-2 protease family protein, translating to MNRDESGQPLMPDDLTPVEPDQDEDEEWEEDERPHFSAFVLPVILFALTVFTVLWAGAYQTNTNPLVGPWDFLMDEPRSLWSGIPFAATLLGILVTHELGHYVLSRLHGVPTSLPLFVPGLPHFVGTFGAIIRMRAPLTDRRALFDIGVAGPIAGFVVAVIALIIGLRLSTVVPIQTSYGMHLGEPLLLQFASWVVIGPLSPTADVILHPVGFAAWFGLFITSLNLLPIGQLDGGHVAYALLGERQRSVAVALIPILMVFGWLGWKGWFLWVGLAGLMGLAHPPVRNPGRELGGLRLFIGWIALIIFVVTFSWEPFILR from the coding sequence ATGAATCGTGACGAGTCGGGGCAGCCGCTGATGCCGGACGATCTGACTCCTGTCGAGCCCGATCAGGATGAGGACGAGGAGTGGGAGGAAGACGAGCGACCACACTTCTCTGCCTTCGTGCTCCCCGTAATTCTGTTTGCACTCACCGTATTTACCGTCCTCTGGGCCGGCGCGTATCAAACCAACACGAATCCCCTGGTCGGTCCCTGGGATTTTCTCATGGATGAGCCACGCTCCTTGTGGAGCGGGATCCCCTTCGCCGCAACGCTGCTTGGGATCCTCGTCACGCATGAACTGGGTCACTATGTCTTGTCGCGGTTGCACGGTGTGCCGACCTCCTTGCCCCTGTTCGTGCCGGGGTTGCCGCATTTCGTGGGGACATTCGGGGCGATTATCCGCATGCGCGCTCCGCTGACGGATCGCCGGGCGCTGTTCGACATCGGGGTCGCCGGCCCGATCGCCGGATTCGTGGTCGCGGTGATCGCGCTCATCATCGGACTCCGGCTCTCGACGGTCGTGCCGATTCAAACCAGTTACGGCATGCACCTCGGGGAACCGCTGCTGCTACAATTCGCCTCCTGGGTCGTGATCGGGCCCTTGTCCCCCACCGCCGACGTGATCCTGCATCCGGTCGGCTTTGCCGCCTGGTTCGGCCTCTTCATTACCTCGCTCAACCTGCTGCCGATCGGCCAATTGGACGGCGGGCATGTGGCTTATGCGCTGCTGGGGGAACGTCAACGCAGCGTGGCGGTCGCCCTGATTCCGATTCTGATGGTGTTTGGCTGGTTGGGGTGGAAAGGGTGGTTCTTGTGGGTCGGGCTCGCCGGTCTGATGGGGCTGGCGCATCCCCCCGTGCGGAATCCAGGGCGAGAACTCGGTGGCCTGCGCCTGTTCATCGGATGGATTGCCCTGATCATCTTTGTCGTGACGTTTTCCTGGGAGCCGTTCATTCTCCGCTAA
- a CDS encoding DUF1566 domain-containing protein: MPACRHTMLVSILLLVAYSPGTAPADEGASRFVLQFEGEAVQDQKTGLVWEREPDYVFDVWDRSVARCATKTVGGRQGWRAPTIDEIKTLVDPDQQDPSLPQGHPFRNIRSGIYWTATAHPKDEIVAWQQSFFSGQAVTDQKSGTRRLWCVLGDVRK; encoded by the coding sequence ATGCCTGCTTGTCGCCACACGATGCTGGTGTCGATCCTGCTGTTGGTCGCCTATTCGCCCGGTACCGCGCCGGCCGACGAGGGAGCGTCTCGGTTTGTGCTGCAGTTCGAGGGCGAAGCGGTACAAGACCAGAAGACCGGCTTGGTCTGGGAGCGCGAGCCGGATTACGTCTTTGATGTGTGGGACCGCTCTGTCGCGCGATGCGCGACGAAAACTGTCGGAGGCCGGCAGGGCTGGCGGGCACCGACCATCGACGAAATCAAGACATTGGTTGATCCCGATCAGCAGGATCCCTCGCTTCCGCAAGGTCATCCCTTCCGCAATATCCGATCCGGCATCTACTGGACCGCCACCGCCCATCCCAAAGACGAGATTGTCGCCTGGCAACAGAGTTTCTTCTCAGGCCAAGCTGTGACCGACCAGAAATCCGGCACGCGCCGGCTCTGGTGTGTGTTGGGGGATGTGCGTAAGTAA
- a CDS encoding ATP-binding cassette domain-containing protein — MPGRYLELKPVRSTFWGEVSRLALVIGLEQRVLTLIVSYALAIALFSLVVPLTVQELVSTFAFSIEPVMIVTLTLIILIGLLFIGFFRVFQTSATEILFQRLYTRIALAMTEHLPRVREEVFVPSYANYFGEAELLPRAVVVVLVDLINVFISGATGMVILVVYHPYFLVYNAFLLGGFALVQFTSGQGGVRATQTVSQHHYDLMTWMQDIAQNRLHFKATQSAPLLLNKTDRLLESYLAARRVRSGVLTWRQYISTVIWEAICHSGMIGMGGWLLSIGQITLGQFVAAEVIVGTLLLNLDTVTRRIYAVTYILTSFDELTRVFSLPKDDLREEASFARLPDPTIHGLRVTCKDVGFAYPHSPPIIAGFNLEVAPGEKVAVISRTSTGKSTLALLLAGLSRPTTGVVRFNDMDLRDMTMDDINAARALVLDSHLTLFGGTLEENVSLGRPSVRFEDLRWALKFAELDEEADRLPQGLETPTLAGGKLFTKSQILRILLARAIVTRPQLLVFDGTLHNMEPDLRQILLRRLCSKEETWSVIFVTNDPSIGEYVDRRVMLG, encoded by the coding sequence ATGCCCGGTCGCTATTTAGAGCTGAAGCCGGTTCGCAGCACCTTCTGGGGGGAAGTTTCCCGGCTGGCGCTGGTGATCGGCCTCGAACAGCGCGTCCTCACTCTCATCGTCTCCTACGCCTTGGCCATCGCTCTTTTCTCCCTGGTCGTTCCCCTGACCGTGCAGGAACTCGTCAGCACATTTGCGTTTTCGATCGAGCCGGTCATGATCGTCACCCTCACGTTGATCATTCTGATCGGACTCCTCTTCATCGGCTTCTTCCGGGTCTTTCAGACGAGCGCGACGGAAATACTCTTTCAACGGCTCTACACCCGTATCGCTCTCGCCATGACGGAGCACTTGCCACGGGTACGGGAAGAAGTGTTCGTGCCCAGCTACGCGAACTACTTTGGAGAAGCGGAATTATTGCCGCGCGCCGTGGTGGTTGTGCTGGTGGACCTGATCAATGTCTTCATCTCAGGTGCTACGGGGATGGTGATTCTCGTGGTCTATCATCCGTATTTCCTTGTGTACAACGCCTTCCTGCTCGGTGGATTTGCTCTGGTGCAATTCACCTCCGGGCAAGGAGGGGTTCGAGCGACGCAGACGGTCTCACAACACCATTACGATCTCATGACCTGGATGCAGGATATCGCGCAGAACCGCCTGCATTTCAAGGCCACCCAGAGCGCTCCGTTACTGCTGAATAAAACCGACCGCTTGTTGGAGTCTTACCTTGCGGCGCGAAGGGTTCGCTCAGGGGTGCTGACCTGGCGCCAGTACATCAGCACGGTGATCTGGGAGGCGATTTGCCATAGCGGCATGATCGGCATGGGCGGATGGCTGCTGTCGATCGGGCAGATCACGCTCGGTCAGTTCGTTGCCGCAGAAGTGATCGTCGGCACGCTCCTTCTGAACCTCGATACGGTGACGCGTCGAATCTATGCCGTGACCTATATCTTGACGTCCTTCGATGAGCTGACGCGGGTGTTCTCTCTTCCAAAAGATGATCTGAGAGAGGAGGCGTCATTCGCACGGTTGCCCGATCCCACCATCCACGGACTGCGTGTGACGTGCAAAGACGTGGGCTTTGCCTATCCCCACTCCCCACCGATCATTGCGGGGTTCAACTTGGAGGTGGCTCCCGGGGAAAAGGTGGCGGTCATTTCTCGCACCAGCACGGGCAAGTCCACCCTTGCCCTCTTGCTGGCCGGTCTCTCTCGCCCGACCACCGGGGTGGTTCGATTCAACGATATGGATCTGCGCGATATGACCATGGACGATATCAATGCCGCCCGCGCACTGGTTCTCGATTCGCATCTCACGTTGTTCGGCGGGACACTGGAGGAAAACGTCTCACTCGGACGCCCGTCCGTCCGGTTTGAAGACCTGCGCTGGGCGCTGAAGTTCGCAGAATTAGATGAGGAAGCCGATAGATTGCCGCAGGGCCTGGAAACCCCGACTCTGGCAGGGGGGAAGCTCTTCACGAAGAGTCAGATTCTTCGCATTCTGCTTGCTCGCGCAATCGTCACGAGGCCGCAATTGCTTGTCTTCGACGGGACGCTCCATAACATGGAGCCGGATTTGAGGCAGATTCTGCTGCGGCGACTCTGTTCAAAAGAGGAAACGTGGTCTGTGATCTTCGTCACGAATGACCCTTCCATCGGAGAATATGTCGATCGCCGCGTCATGCTGGGGTGA
- a CDS encoding two-component system sensor histidine kinase NtrB — protein sequence MFRPIPEAALLRRAPYRLIAAVLLILALVVSVILLFSLEQEKLLLQGVTQGKTVPTDLFPALWQSRRDLTLVALLVFLVSAIGITAVITFLHHDSTLRTLEEVKGLARNILESIPTGVLTLNRSGIITAVNPSAEVVLKRASTDLLGHSYESVFTEGDTIRRALDAALRIHRHMCQKDLPYESRDRTLHTIRVSTAELTGDDGRPAGVILQAQDVTEWLALERRVRVAEKLAALHTLSAGVAHELRNPLSAIDLNLHLLEEEFKEQGGPAKQAAYYLRVLNAECRRLSVILDNFMKFARPGSMGLHAVDLPALIEHIVALMRFEAEERKIQLEQRVSKDMSPVLGDETQISQVLVNIVVNAFHAMPNGGRCCIATEERTEEGNRLVEIVVSDTGIGIEQEDLPRLFEPFYTTKSGGTGLGLAIAYRIMQDHGGTIHVTSVPGNGTQVVMQFPVAVDHQQSVAVGS from the coding sequence ATGTTTAGACCTATTCCTGAAGCCGCTCTCCTTCGAAGGGCTCCCTATCGGTTGATCGCGGCGGTGCTGTTGATTTTGGCTTTGGTGGTGTCCGTCATCCTGCTCTTCAGTCTGGAACAGGAGAAACTTCTCCTGCAGGGCGTCACTCAAGGCAAGACGGTTCCGACGGATTTGTTTCCAGCGCTCTGGCAGTCGCGCCGCGACTTGACGCTTGTGGCGCTCCTCGTTTTTCTGGTGAGTGCGATCGGGATCACCGCGGTCATCACGTTTCTGCACCATGACAGCACCCTACGAACTCTCGAAGAAGTGAAGGGGCTGGCGCGCAATATCCTCGAGAGCATTCCAACCGGTGTCCTGACGCTGAACCGCAGCGGCATTATTACGGCCGTCAATCCCTCGGCTGAGGTGGTGTTGAAACGTGCGTCGACCGACTTGCTGGGCCATTCGTACGAATCCGTCTTTACGGAGGGCGATACCATCCGCAGGGCGCTTGATGCAGCGCTGCGGATCCATCGGCACATGTGTCAGAAAGATTTGCCCTATGAAAGCCGCGATCGAACCCTGCACACCATCCGCGTCAGTACGGCCGAGTTGACCGGAGACGATGGACGGCCCGCCGGCGTCATCCTCCAGGCGCAGGACGTCACGGAATGGTTGGCTCTTGAGCGGAGAGTCCGGGTTGCGGAAAAACTGGCGGCTCTGCATACCCTGTCTGCCGGGGTGGCGCACGAGTTGCGCAATCCGTTGAGCGCGATCGATTTGAATTTGCATCTCCTTGAGGAAGAATTCAAAGAGCAGGGGGGGCCGGCGAAACAGGCCGCGTATTACCTCCGCGTGTTGAATGCCGAATGCCGCCGCTTGTCGGTGATTCTCGATAACTTCATGAAGTTCGCGCGACCCGGCTCCATGGGTCTCCATGCGGTGGATTTGCCCGCCTTGATCGAACACATCGTGGCGCTCATGCGGTTCGAAGCGGAGGAGCGTAAGATTCAACTTGAGCAACGGGTGAGCAAGGATATGTCTCCGGTGCTGGGTGATGAGACGCAAATCAGCCAGGTGTTGGTGAACATCGTCGTCAACGCGTTCCATGCCATGCCGAATGGTGGGCGTTGCTGTATCGCTACGGAAGAACGCACGGAGGAAGGGAATCGCTTGGTAGAGATTGTCGTGAGCGACACGGGCATCGGTATTGAGCAGGAAGATCTGCCGCGACTGTTTGAGCCCTTCTATACGACCAAGTCGGGTGGAACAGGGCTCGGCCTCGCGATCGCCTACCGGATTATGCAGGATCATGGCGGGACCATTCATGTGACAAGTGTGCCGGGAAACGGCACCCAGGTGGTCATGCAATTTCCTGTTGCTGTCGATCATCAGCAGAGTGTTGCGGTGGGATCATGA
- a CDS encoding sigma-54-dependent transcriptional regulator has protein sequence MTQGAHILVVDDEVNIRGALVTLLEKKGHRVRGAGTGEEALEQLEVVPADLVMTDLKMPGIGGMEFLRRLKEKWPETELVVMTAYGSIDTAVEAMRCGAYDYLTKPIDRERFPIVVEKALERHALATENKQLKSRLDTRTRFDQMVGDSEPMRRVYNMVGMVAESDVTVLLTGESGTGKELVARAIHHRSARANGPFITLNCGALPENLFESELFGYDKGAFTGAMATKLGRFELAHEGTLLLDEVGELSLKSQVDFLRVLETKEFRRLGGTKVIKVDTRIIAATNRNLEAAVKQSDFREDLYYRLNVVPIHLPPLRERAEDIPLLVNRFLIAFSTQYRREPKEVSRDAMRLLRLYAWPGNIRQLRNLMERLVVTVKDAMIQPEHLPEEIQASKEDARTMLVTLGAPLEQIERDVIQRTLAEVTNHREKAAKLLGISLRALQYKIKEYGIRA, from the coding sequence ATGACGCAAGGGGCACATATTCTCGTCGTAGACGACGAGGTCAATATTCGTGGCGCGTTAGTGACGCTTCTTGAAAAGAAAGGTCACCGCGTGCGCGGGGCCGGGACAGGAGAAGAAGCGCTGGAACAGCTTGAGGTCGTCCCGGCCGATCTGGTGATGACCGACCTCAAGATGCCCGGGATCGGCGGCATGGAGTTCCTTCGTCGTCTGAAGGAGAAGTGGCCGGAGACGGAACTCGTGGTCATGACGGCGTATGGCTCGATAGATACGGCAGTAGAGGCCATGCGATGCGGCGCATACGATTACCTCACGAAACCCATCGATCGCGAGCGGTTTCCCATCGTGGTCGAGAAAGCGCTGGAGCGCCATGCGCTGGCGACGGAGAACAAGCAGCTCAAGAGCCGCCTGGACACACGCACACGCTTCGATCAGATGGTCGGTGACAGCGAGCCGATGCGGCGTGTTTACAACATGGTTGGGATGGTGGCCGAGAGCGATGTCACAGTGTTACTGACGGGGGAAAGCGGGACCGGAAAGGAACTTGTCGCCCGGGCGATCCATCATAGGAGTGCCCGGGCGAACGGACCATTTATCACGCTGAACTGCGGAGCATTACCAGAGAACCTGTTTGAAAGTGAACTGTTCGGCTACGACAAAGGGGCGTTTACCGGAGCGATGGCCACGAAGCTGGGGCGATTCGAACTCGCCCATGAGGGAACGCTGCTTCTGGATGAAGTCGGCGAGCTCTCTTTAAAATCGCAGGTGGATTTCCTTCGTGTCTTGGAGACGAAGGAATTCAGACGCCTGGGCGGAACCAAGGTGATCAAGGTTGATACCAGGATCATTGCCGCCACGAATCGCAATCTCGAAGCAGCCGTCAAGCAGAGTGACTTTCGCGAAGACCTCTACTATCGATTGAATGTCGTCCCGATCCACCTCCCGCCCCTGCGCGAGCGTGCCGAAGATATCCCGCTGCTCGTGAACCGGTTTCTGATCGCCTTCTCGACCCAGTACCGCCGCGAGCCAAAGGAGGTGTCACGTGACGCCATGCGGTTGCTCCGCCTCTATGCCTGGCCCGGGAATATTCGCCAGCTCCGAAATCTCATGGAGCGGCTGGTGGTCACGGTGAAAGATGCCATGATTCAGCCCGAACACTTGCCGGAGGAAATCCAGGCCAGCAAGGAGGATGCCCGCACGATGCTCGTGACGTTGGGGGCGCCCCTGGAACAGATCGAACGGGATGTCATCCAACGGACATTGGCCGAAGTGACGAATCATCGAGAGAAAGCGGCCAAACTCCTGGGCATCAGCCTCCGTGCGTTGCAGTACAAGATCAAAGAGTACGGCATCCGGGCCTAA
- a CDS encoding tetratricopeptide repeat protein, with translation MLNESWMVRLAELQEVLTVFPTDLASRCDLALLLERLDQHEEAQFNWKAVLDSDPNNLKAREGIARCRRRTGRPLQSLL, from the coding sequence ATGTTGAATGAGTCTTGGATGGTGCGACTGGCTGAATTGCAAGAAGTGCTGACGGTCTTTCCCACCGATCTCGCCTCACGGTGTGATTTGGCTCTCCTACTTGAAAGACTAGACCAGCATGAAGAAGCTCAATTTAACTGGAAGGCGGTACTGGACTCTGATCCGAATAATCTCAAAGCTCGTGAAGGCATCGCCCGCTGCCGACGTCGAACGGGCCGACCGCTGCAATCTCTGCTATGA
- a CDS encoding carboxypeptidase-like regulatory domain-containing protein, which yields MYYAMTVLLLVATMCGEAVWAYEAITVSEGGTLTGTVKLEGTVPKPKGYNLTTLPDQFYCGRISDGQGWRILQPFQVGPGGEFRDVVVYLEGIDKGKPFSEGSVPQIDAKDCLFEPFTTVVRDDQSVTVVNMDPVMHDIQAYETSQLGARVLFNVPLPMNPQHPRNLKDRSDAGMYHKHMAGPPMKQLVNLSKGRRIFVMQCGFHAYMESWGLAVTNPYFAKTDEHGRFTLTDVPPGTYKLVVWHPYIRTTVEQTVTIGPKGTVDATIGVPAPTGRLYANEVMEHPYTRYNVLEETKREIDPMIHKQAH from the coding sequence ATGTATTACGCCATGACTGTCTTACTGCTTGTTGCGACCATGTGCGGAGAAGCCGTCTGGGCCTATGAAGCCATCACGGTTTCAGAGGGTGGGACTCTTACGGGCACCGTCAAGCTCGAAGGGACTGTCCCCAAGCCGAAGGGGTACAACCTCACGACCTTGCCGGACCAATTCTACTGCGGGCGCATTTCGGATGGGCAAGGCTGGCGCATCCTGCAACCGTTCCAGGTCGGGCCTGGAGGCGAGTTTCGCGACGTCGTGGTTTATCTGGAAGGGATCGACAAGGGCAAACCCTTCAGCGAAGGGAGCGTACCGCAAATCGATGCGAAAGACTGCCTCTTCGAACCGTTCACCACGGTTGTGCGGGACGATCAATCTGTGACAGTGGTCAACATGGATCCCGTCATGCACGACATTCAGGCGTATGAAACGTCCCAATTAGGTGCCCGCGTATTGTTCAATGTGCCGCTGCCCATGAATCCGCAACACCCGCGCAATCTAAAAGATCGCAGCGATGCCGGGATGTACCACAAACATATGGCCGGCCCGCCGATGAAGCAATTGGTCAATCTCAGCAAGGGTCGCCGGATCTTCGTCATGCAATGCGGCTTCCATGCCTACATGGAGAGCTGGGGGCTGGCCGTCACCAATCCGTATTTTGCCAAGACCGACGAGCATGGCCGGTTTACCCTGACCGATGTGCCGCCGGGCACCTATAAGTTGGTTGTCTGGCATCCCTACATCAGGACGACCGTTGAGCAGACGGTCACCATTGGTCCTAAGGGAACTGTTGACGCCACCATCGGCGTCCCGGCGCCGACGGGGCGGCTCTATGCCAACGAGGTGATGGAGCATCCGTACACTCGCTATAACGTGCTTGAGGAAACGAAGCGAGAAATCGATCCAATGATCCACAAGCAGGCGCACTAA